Proteins from one Setaria italica strain Yugu1 chromosome V, Setaria_italica_v2.0, whole genome shotgun sequence genomic window:
- the LOC101764202 gene encoding uncharacterized protein LOC101764202 yields the protein MASRKVPIIASLVPFLLLLLLVGLASARKDGGGGRARARVPFRAGDERDAYRRIMARMARMEKDCNKTIQSPDGDVIHCVPLHRQPAFDHPKLRGQKPEDEPAVRPMTKGGGGAAGEEEEESVFFRQAWSDGGERCPEGTVPIRRTTAQDVLRSGSARRFGMKPRASNVRRDSTSSGHEHAVGYVTGDQFYGAKASLNVWSAKVASAAEFSLSQIWVISGSFGNDLNTIEAGWQVSPELYGDSNPRFFTYWTTDAYQATGCYNLHCSGFVQTNSRIAIGAAISPTSVYNGRQFDISLLIWKDPHRGNWWLQLGSGPLVGYWPSFLFTHLGGHANMVQFGGEVVNSRPSGSHTPTQMGSGHFPREGFNRAAYFRNVQVVDGDNSLVPAATLRLVADHPGCYDIRGGYNRAWGNYFYYGGPGRNVHCP from the exons gggtgcCCTTCCGCGCCGGGGATGAGCGGGACGCGTACAGGAGGATCATGGCCCGGATGGCCAGGATGGAGAAGGACTGCAACAAGACAATCCAG AGCCCCGACGGCGACGTCATCCACTGCGTGCCGTTGCACCGGCAGCCGGCGTTCGACCACCCCAAGCTCAGAGGGCAGAAGCCCGAG GATGAGCCTGCGGTGAGGCCCATGaccaagggcggcggcggcgccgccggcgaggaggaggaggagtccgTGTTCTTCCGGCAGGCGtggagcgacggcggcgagcggtgcCCCGAGGGGACGGTGCCGATACGGCGGACGACGGCGCAGGACGTGCTGCGCTCCGGCTCCGCCCGCCGGTTCGGGATGAAGCCCCGCGCCAGCAACGTCCGCCGCGACTCCACCAGCAGCGGCCACGAG CACGCGGTGGGGTACGTGACCGGGGACCAGTTCTACGGCGCCAAGGCGAGCCTGAACGTGTGGTCGGCCAaggtggcgtcggcggcggagttcagcctctcccagatctGGGTCATCTCCGGCTCCTTCGGCAACGACCTCAACACCATCGAGGCCGGATGGCAG GTCAGCCCTGAACTGTATGGAGATAGCAACCCAAGGTTCTTCACGTACTGGACG ACCGACGCATACCAGGCGACTGGGTGCTACAACCTGCACTGCTCCGGCTTCGTCCAGACTAACAGCCGGATCGCCATCGGAGCCGCCATCTCGCCCACCTCCGTCTACAACGGCCGCCAGTTCGACATCAGCCTGCTCATATGGAAG GACCCACACCGCGGGAACTGGTGGCTGCAGCTGGGGTCGGGCCCGCTGGTGGGGTACTGGCCGTCGTTCCTGTTCACGCACCTGGGCGGGCACGCCAACATGGTGCAGTTCGGCGGCGAGGTTGTGAACTCGCGCCCGTCGGGCTCGCACACGCCCACGCAGATGGGGAGCGGCCACTTCCCGCGGGAAGGCTTCAACCGCGCCGCCTACTTCCGCAACGTGCAGGTGGTGGACGGCGACAACAGCCTCGTCCCCGCCGCCACGCTCCGGCTCGTCGCCGACCACCCCGGCTGCTACGACATCCGGGGAGGGTACAACCGCGCATGGGGGAACTACTTCTACTACGGCGGGCCTGGCAGGAACGTGCACTGCCCCTAG